In a genomic window of Urocitellus parryii isolate mUroPar1 chromosome 2, mUroPar1.hap1, whole genome shotgun sequence:
- the Gpr12 gene encoding G-protein coupled receptor 12, translated as MNEDLKVNLSGLPRDYLDAGANENVSAAVSSQVPVVESEPELVVNPWDIVLCTSGTLISCENAIVVLIIFHNPSLRAPMFLLIGSLALADLLAGIGLIINFVFAYLLQSEATKLVTIGLIVASFSASVCSLLAITVDRYLSLYYALTYHSERTVTFTYVMLVMLWGTSICLGLLPVMGWNCLRDESTCSVVRPLTKNNAAILSVSFLFMFALMLQLYIQICKIVMRHAHQIALQHHFLATSHYVTTRKGVSTLAIILGTFAACWMPFTLYSLIADYTYPSIYTYATLLPATYNSIINPVIYAFRNQEIQKALCLICCGCIPTSLSQRARSPSDV; from the coding sequence ATGAATGAAGACCTGAAGGTCAATTTAAGCGGGCTGCCTCGGGATTATTTAGATGCCGGTGCCAACGAGAACGTCTCAGCCGCTGTCTCCTCCCAGGTTCCGGTTGTAGAGTCAGAGCCTGAGCTCGTAGTCAACCCCTGGGACATTGTCTTGTGTACCTCAGGAACCCTCATCTCCTGTGAAAATGCCATTGTGGTCCTTATCATCTTCCACAACCCTAGCCTGCGAGCACCTATGTTCTTGCTGATAGGCAGTCTGGCTCTTGCAGACCTGCTGGCTGGCATTGGACTCATCATCAATTTTGTTTTTGCCTACCTGCTTCAGTCAGAAGCCACCAAACTGGTCACCATCGGACTCATTGTCGCCTCCTTCTCCGCCTCTGTGTGCAGCTTGCTGGCTATCACTGTTGACCGCTACCTCTCGCTGTATTACGCTCTGACGTACCATTCCGAAAGGACGGTCACATTTACCTATGTCATGCTGGTCATGCTCTGGGGGACTTCCATCTGCCTGGGGCTACTGCCTGTCATGGGCTGGAACTGCCTGCGGGACGAGTCCACTTGCAGCGTGGTCAGACCTCTCACCAAGAACAACGCAGCCATTCTTTCCGTCTCTTTCCTCTTTATGTTTGCACTGATGCTTCAACTCTACATTCAGATCTGTAAGATTGTGATGAGGCACGCCCATCAGATAGCCCTGCAACACCACTTCCTGGCCACATCACACTATGTGACCACCCGGAAAGGGGTCTCCACCCTGGCTATCATCCTTGGGACATTTGCTGCTTGCTGGATGCCTTTCACCCTCTATTCCTTGATAGCAGATTACACCTATCCTTCCATCTATACCTACGCTACTCTCCTGCCTGCCACCTACAATTCCATCATCAATCCTGTTATATATGCTTTCAGAAACCAAGAGATCCAGAAAGCCCTCTGCCTCATCTGCTGCGGCTGCATCCCAACCAGCCTGTCCCAGAGGGCACGATCGCCTAGTGATGTGTAG